A stretch of Microtus pennsylvanicus isolate mMicPen1 chromosome 5, mMicPen1.hap1, whole genome shotgun sequence DNA encodes these proteins:
- the LOC142850998 gene encoding olfactory receptor 226-like: MSARNNSSDVTEFILVGFPGSLGLHLGLLWLFLLAYMLTVTENLVIITVIYASPSLHKPMYLFLSNLSFLEVWYISVTVPKMLLSLLSPRFQRISFTGCMAQLYFFLALACTECSLLGVMAYDRYVAVCNPLRYPAIMSPGLCSLLAGGSWFSGFTISLGKVFFISRLGYCGPNIMNHFFCDVSPLLNLACSDMSVAELVDFLLALLILLGPLVLTVFSYTAILSTVLRMSSAGGRQKAFSTCASHLAVVVIFYSASLFIYARPRAIYSFDYNKLVSVVYTVLTPLINPVIYCLRNQEVKQALRKLLQRLAQALGASS, translated from the coding sequence ATGTCTGCCAGAAACAACAGCTCAGATGTGACCGAGTTCATCCTGGTAGGATTTCCAGGCTCCCTGGGGCTCCACCTCGGCCTTCTATGGCTCTTCCTGCTGGCTTACATGCTGACCGTGACAGAGAACTTGGTCATCATCACAGTAATCTACGCCAGCCCCTCGCTGCACAAACCTATGTACCTCTTCCTCAGCAACCTGTCCTTCCTAGAGGTTTGGTACATCTCCGTCACCGTCCCCAAAATGCTGCTCAGTCTGCTCTCACCCAGGTTCCAGCGCATCTCTTTCACAGGCTGCATGGCACAACTCTACTTCTTCTTGGCACTGGCCTGCACCGAGTGCTCGCTCTTGGGggtcatggcctatgaccgctatgtggccgtCTGCAACCCCCTTCGCTACCCAGCCATCATGAGCCCTGGTCTCTGCAGCCTCCTGGCTGGTGGTTCCTGGTTCTCTGGCTTCACCATCTCCCTAGGGAAGGTCTTCTTCATTTCCCGCCTGGGTTACTGCGGCCCCAACATCATGAACCACTTCTTCTGCGATGTGTCCCCGCTACTGAACCTCGCCTGCTCTGACATGTCCGTGGCAGAGCTCGTCGACTTCCTCCTGGCACTGCTCATCCTGTTGGGGCCCCTGGTGTTAACTGTCTTCTCCTACACAGCCATCCTCAGCACCGTGTTGCGCATGTCCTCCGCCGGGGGCAGGCAGAAGGCCTTCTCCACCTGCGCCTCGCACCTGGCCGTGGTGGTCATCTTCTACTCGGCCTCCCTCTTCATCTATGCCCGGCCACGGGCCATTTACTCTTTTGACTACAACAAGCTTGTGTCAGTTGTCTACACAGTCCTCACACCCCTCATCAACCCGGTCATCTACTGCCTGCGGAACCAGGAGGTCAAGCAGGCATTGCGCAAGCTGCTGCAGAGACTAGCCCAGGCTCTGGGAGCCTCCTCCTAG